The following is a genomic window from Gloeocapsa sp. DLM2.Bin57.
CAACATGAATCATAACCCTTACTGGTGCATATTTTTGCTCTAACCTCCTTTCCACCTCTTCAGTTATTTGATGAGCAGTTTCTACATCTTCTGCTTTAACAATTAAGTGCATTTCAATAAAAACTTGTCTTCCTACCACACCGCGAGAAGCGATCTCATGACAATTAACTACTCCTGGAACTTGCATCACTAACTCATAGATAGATTCAGGAGCGATCGCTACTTCATCCACTAACCAGGGTAAATTCTCTTTTAATACGGTCCAAGCGCTTTTAAACACCAAAAAAGCCACAGGAAAAGACAAAATTACATCCAACCACTGTAACTGTGGAAAACCCAGAGCATTTCCTTGCCAAATCCCGATTAAACCAGCTAAAACCGTAATTGTCACCCAAACATCACTCATAGTATGTTCAGCATCAGCGATTAAAATTCTACTTCCTAAACGTTTTCCTACAGACCTTTCATAAAAAGTCACAAAAATATTAATACCCAAAACTATTAATAATATCCATAACTCGGTAGGTCCAATATTAACTTCTGTAATCCCCTCAAAAATTCTCTTGATTGCACCTTGAAGAATTTCAAAACTAACAATAGCCAAAAAAGCAACAA
Proteins encoded in this region:
- a CDS encoding cation transporter; the protein is MLVDNRAGVRKVLLITLFLNILVVLLKGVIGWITGSLSLQADALHSATDGASNVLGLVTNSLSSPYPDRDHPYGHQKYEAVGALAIVAFLAIVSFEILQGAIKRIFEGITEVNIGPTELWILLIVLGINIFVTFYERSVGKRLGSRILIADAEHTMSDVWVTITVLAGLIGIWQGNALGFPQLQWLDVILSFPVAFLVFKSAWTVLKENLPWLVDEVAIAPESIYELVMQVPGVVNCHEIASRGVVGRQVFIEMHLIVKAEDVETAHQITEEVERRLEQKYAPVRVMIHVEPPDYRSEAITF